AGCCTCTTTAGGAGTTTCTATGGTGTCATCCTTGCCGGCGTTTTTGCGCTGACCCATGGACGACACAGTGACGAAGAACAGTGGAACCCAGAAGATCGCCAGGATCGTTGCGGTGAGCATACCGCCAATCACGCCGGTACCGATCGCGTGTTGACTGCCCGAGCCTGCGCCGGTGGAGATAGCCAACGGTACAACACCGAGGACGAACGCCAGCGACGTCATGATGATCGGTCGCAGACGCATGCGGCAGGCTTCAATGGCCGCATCGCGCAGACTGCGTCCCTGCTCGTGCAATTCCTTGGCGAACTCGACGATCAGAATGGCGTTTTTAGCCGCCAGACCAATGGTCGTCAACAGACCCACCTGGAAGTACACGTCGTTTGACAGACCGCGCAGGCTGGTGGCCATCAGCGCACCGATGATCCCCAGTGGCACCACGAGCATGACCGCGATCGGAATCGACCAGCTTTCATACAGCGCCGCCAGACACAGGAACACCATCAGCAGCGACAGGGCGTACAGCGCCGGCGCCTGCGAGCCGGACAGTCGTTCTTCGTACGACAGACCGGTCCACGAGATACCCACACCGGCCGGCAGTTTCTTGGCAATCGCCTCGACTTCGGCCATCGCTTCACCGGTGGAGTAACCCGGCGCCGGAGAACCAAGGATCTCCATCGCTTCTACACCGTTGTAACGCGCCAGTTTCGGCGAACCGTAGATCCACTCGCCCTTGGCGAACGCGGAGAATGGAACCATGGTGCCGGCGCTGTTGCGCACGTACCACTTCTTCAGGTCTTCAGGGCTCATGCGAGCGCCGGCCTGACCTTGCACGTAAACCTTCTTCACACGGCCGCGGTCGATGAAGTCGTTGACGTAGCTACTACCGAAGGAGATCGACAGGGTGCTGTTGATGTCGGACAGGCTCAAGCCCAGGGCACGGGCCTTCTCGTCGTCGATTTCCAGGTGGTATTGCGGCTCGTCGTTCAGACCGTTCGGACGCACCTGGTAGAGCACCTTGCTCTGCGCAGCCATGCCGAGGAACTGGTTACGGGCTTCCATCAGCTTGTCGTGACCGATACCGGCGCGGTCCTGCAGGAACACGTCGAAACCGGTGGCGTTACCCAACTCCAGTACGGCCGGCGGGGCGAAGGCAAACACCATCGCATCGCGGAAGCTGAAGAAATGCTGCTGGGCGCGTTGAGCCAGGGCGAACACGCTGTTGCTCGCGTCACGCTCGTGCCATGGCTTGAGCATGATGAACGCCAGACCCGAGCTCTGGCCGCGACCGGCGAAGTTGAAGCCGTTCACGGTGAACACCGAGGCTACCGAGCTGGATTCTTTGTCCAGCAGGTAAGAGCGCATTTCATCGATCACCACCTGCGTGCGCTCGGCACTGGAACCGGCTGGGGTCTGCACCTGGGCGAACAGTACGCCCTGGTCTTCTTCCGGCAGGAACGCGGTCGGAATGCGGGTGAACAGCCAGATCATGCCAACCACGATCAGCAGGTAGGCCAGCAGGTATGGCGCCTTGCGCTGCAGGATGTTGCCGACACCGCGCTCGTAGCTGCGAACGCTGCGGTCGAAGTTGCGGTTGAACCAGCCGAAGAAGCCGCGTTTCGGTGTGCCGTGCTCGCCTTTCGGAATCGCCTTGAGCATGGTGGCGCAGAGCGCCGGGGTAAAGATCAGAGCGACCAGAACCGACAGGCCCATGGCCGACACGATGGTGATCGAGAACTGACGGTAGATCACACCGGTGGAGCCGCTGAAGAATGCCATCGGCAGCAGTACCGCCGACAGTACGAGCGCGATACCGACCAGTGCGCCCTGGATCTGGCCCATGGACTTCTTGGTCGCTTCCTTCGGTGACAGGCCTTCTTCGGCCATCACCCGCTCGACGTTTTCCACCACGACGATGGCGTCGTCCACCAGCAAGCCGATGGCCAATACCATACCGAACATGGTCAGGGTGTTGATGCTGAAACCGGCGGCCGCGAGGATGCCGAACGTACCCAGCAATACCACCGGCACGGTCATCGTGGTGATGACGGTGGCGCGGAAGTTTTGCAGGAACAGGAACATCACCAGGAACACCAGCACGATTGCTTCGACCAGGGTTTCAACCACACCTTTGATCGATTCGGTCACCACCGGGGTAGTGTCGTACGGGAACACCACTTCCATGCCTTGCGGGAAGAACGGCTTGAGGTCGTCAATCGTCTTGCGCAGGGCTTTGGCGGTGTCGAGCGCGTTGGCGCCGTTGGCCAGTTTCACCGCCAGACCGGAAGCCGGTTTGCCGTTGAACTGCGCCGCGATGCTGGAGTTTTCACCACCCAGACCGACGTCGGCGACATCACCGATACGCACTTGCGAGCCATCCTGGTTGACCTTCAGCAGAATCGCCTTGAACTGCTCGGCAGTCTGCAGACGGGTCTTGCCGATGATCGTGGCGTTCAGTTGCTGGCCTGGCAGTGCCGGCAAACCACCGAGCTGACCGGAGGAAATCTGAACGTTCTGCGCCGAGATCGCGGCACTGACATCGGCCGGGGTCAGGTTGTACTTGTTCAGTTTGGCCGGGTCGAGCCAGATGCGCATCGCGTACTGGGCACCGAAGACCTGGAAGTCACCGACACCGGCGGTCCGGGAGATCGGGTCCTGCATGTTCGACACGATGTAGTTGGACAGGTCGTCCTTGGTCATGCTGCCGTCACGCGATACCACGCCGATCACCAGCAGGAAGTTCTTCACTGCCTTGGTCACGCGGATACCCTGTTGCTGCACTTCCTGCGGCAACAGCGGGGTGGCCAGGTTCAGCTTGTTCTGGACCTGGACCTGCGCGGTGTCGGAGTTGGTGCCTTGCTCGAAGGTCGCGGTGATGGTCATGCTGCCGTCGGAGTTACTTTCCGACGACACATAACGCAAGTTGTCGATACCGTTGAGCTGCTGCTCGATCACCTGCACCACGGTGTCCTGAACCGTCTGTGCCGAAGCACCCGGGTAGGTCACGGAAATCGCAATGGCCGGTGGCGCAATGCTCGGGTACTGGTTGATCGGCAGTTTCAGGATCGATAGAGCCCCGACCAGCATGATCACCAGGGCAATTACCCAGGCGAAAATCGGACGGTCGATAAAAAATTTCGACATGAGTTACTCCCCTTTGCCGCCGTAGGCTTTGTCAGCTGCCTTGGCGGGTGCCGGGTTCTTGGCTACGTTGGTCGCTTCGGTCGGGTTGACCTGGACACCTGGACGCACGAATTGCAGCCCTTCGGTGATCAGGCGATCGCCGGCTTTCAGGCCGTCTTCGATCAGCCACTGGCTGCCGACGGTGCGGCTGGCCTTGAGCTGACGCAGTTCGACCTTGTTGTCCGCACCCACGACCAGCGCGGTCGGCGTGCCCTTGAGGTCACGGGTCACGCCTTGTTGCGGCGCCAGGATGGCAGCGGCGTTGACACCGGCCTGCAACTGGGCGCGAACGAACATGCCTGGCAACAGGGTGTGATCCGGGTTCGGGAACACGGCGCGCAGGGTCACGGAGCCGGTGGTCGGGTCGACCGACACTTCAGAGAATTCAAGCTTACCGTCGAGTTTGTACTGGCTGCCGTCTTCCAGGGTCAGCTTGACCGCGGCGGCATTGTCGCCGGCCTTCTGCAGGCGGCCACTTTCCAGTTCTCGGCGCAGCTCCAGCAGTTCCACCGAAGACTGAGTGACGTCGACGTAGATCGGGTCCAGTTGCTGGATGGTCGCCATCGCATCGGTCTGGCCGCTGCTGACCAGTGCGCCCTCGGTCACCGAAGAGCGGCCGATACGACCGGAGATCGGTGCGTAGACCTTGGTGTAGCGCACGTTGATCTGCGCGCTCTGCAGCGACGCTTCCGATTGCAGGCGGTTGGCCACGGCGGTGTCGTATTCCTGACGGCTGACCGCCTGCTCGTCGACCAGTTGCTTGTAGCGGTCGGAGATCGACTTGGTCGAACGCAGGTTGGCTTCGGCGCTTTTCAGGGTCGCTTCATAGACCGACGGATCGATCTGATACAGCTGCTGGCCGGCTTTGACATCGCCGCCTTCCTTGAACAGACGCTTGAGAATGATGCCGTTGACCTGCGGACGAACTTCGGCAACGCGGAACGAGCTGGTGCGGCCCGGCAGTTCGGAAGTCAGGGTAAAGGCTTGTGGTTGCAGGGTGACGACGCCGACCTGAGGAGGTGGTGCGGCGGGAGCCGCCTCTTCCTTTTTACATCCGCTGAGCAGCGATGCCAGGGCGACGGCAGTGACCAGAGCGGTAACAGCTGGCTTGAATTGCATGAAGATCCTCGGGTCAGGCGCGCGAAAAGCGCACAAGAAGTGTGGAAGGGTAAAAAAAGGTTACCGGGTGGATAAGTAGCTTGCTAAGGAATATACTTACGTTCATGGTTGTTTGTAAACACCTTGGCGTCGTATCCACCCTGTTACAAAAGTCGTCGCAAGGTCTGAAATTGTAGGCCGGGGAGCCGATCCGCGAGAGATCAACCCTTTTTTATTCAGCGGATATTCAGCCATCCCTGAAACATCCTGTTTGAGGTTTTACTGCCATGGTCCGTCGTACCAAAGAGGAAGCTCAGGAAACGCGCAGCCAGATTCTCGAAGCGGCCGAGAAAGCCTTCTATGAGCGGGGCGTGGCCCGCACGACCCTGTCGGACATCGCGACCCTGGCCGGGGTGACGCGCGGTGCCATCTACTGGCACTTCAGCAACAAGGCCGATCTGCTGCAAGCCATGCTCGATACCCTGCATGAGCCGCTGGATGAACTGGCCAAGGCCAGCGAAAGCGAGGACGAACCCGATCCGCTGGGCTGCATGCGCAAATTGCTGATTCATTTGTTTCATCAAGTTGCGCTGGACCCGAAGACCCGGCGTATCAACGAAATTCTGTTTCATAAGTGCGAGTTCACCGATGAAATGTGCGATCTGCGCCAGCAGCGCCGGACCGCCAGCCTCGATTGCAATGTGCGGATCGCGCTGACATTGAGTAATGCGGTCAATCGTGGGCAGTTACCGGCAGACCTCGACACTGCCCGGGCAGCCATCAGCATTCACGCCTATATCGACGGCCTCCTTTATGGGTGGCTCCTGGTGCCGGACAGCTTCGAACTTTACGCCGAGGCCGAGCGCTGGGTCGATACCGGGCTGGACATGCTGCGCCTGAGCCCCAGCCTGCGCAAATGAAACAAAATTCGTTATTGGCTCATGCGGCTTCTACCCGCTGCATTGGAGTCGATCCAGGCGGCGAGTTTATACGTCGCGCGCTACGCATTTTGTAGGGATTTTGTATTTCATTTGTGGGGTATCTGTTCACTGCAATTTGAGCAATGCCCGGCAGGCGTCCTTGCGAGAGCGCGCCTGTCTGAATAGAGAAGGTCGTGAATGAATTTTCTAACTGATCTGAATCGTGATCGCGTAGCTGTACGGGGACTTGTTTTGGTTCTGTTCCATCATGTACTCGCATACAATTTCGGACTGGCCGATCGAGCGAATGCTGTGACTTCGCGATACGGACGTTGTATCGCCAAAGGCGAACGGTTCGTACTTGAGGGTTAGTTTTGCTGCTGTCGAGAAATTGAACGCGTAGTTGCCGCTGCTGTACGTAAATTGATGATTGATTTGTGAACTTCTGTAGCCAGCGTTCGCACTACTGATGCGTTTTAGTAAGTTACCGGGCAATGTAAATATAACGTATCCGGCTGGCGGGATCTCATAACGATCAGGGTCATTGGCCCAGCTCGAACTGGTCAGTGAAAATGTTTCGCGAGTACGATTGAAAATCTGGAACAGTACATAGGTGCCAGAGGTTTTATTACGAAGGTTAACCCACTGGGCTGGTTGCTGTTGCATGGCCTGTGCGTAGTTCGATTCATAAGTTCTTTCAAATGCGTTCTGTGCTCGAATTTCTTCGAATCTCTCTTTGCTCAATCCGGACAGATAGACTCTTTCCCGTTCGATGTCTTCCGGGGATTCCTTGCCTGTGAACTGGGAAAGGTACTCTTCAATTTCATCCATGATTATCTCTCTCGCTGTAGGGTTGTAGTGAATTTATGTGAGCGAAAATAGCAGCGTCAGTGATCCTTTGCTTGTTGGCTGTGTAATGCTTTATTTCTTTTATTCATTTTCAAATAGAAACTAAAAAAGCCCCGGTTCTTTCGAATCGGGGCTTTTTTAGTTGCAACGCTCTAACGATTACAGCGTCGGGTAGTCGAGGTAACCGACCGCGCCTTTTCCGTAGAACGTTTCCGGGTGCGGTTCGTTAAGCGGCGCGTCGGCCTTCAAACGGGCCGGCAAGTCCGGATTGGCAATGAACGGGATTCCGAATGCCACAGCGTCAGCCTTGCCCTCGGCCAGCCACGCGTTGGCGCTGTCCTTGGTGAAGCGTTCGTTGGCGATGTAGGCGCCGCCGAAGGCTTCTTTCAGTTGTGGGCCGAGGCTGTCGGCGCCTTCTTTCTCGCGGGAGCAGATAAAGGCGATGCCACGCTTGCCCAGTTCGCGGGCGACGTAGGTGAAGGTTTCGGCCAGGTTGTCGTCGCCCATGTCATGGGAGTCGGCGCGCGGAGCCAGGTGCACGCCTACACGGCCCGCGCCCCAGACTTCGATCGCGGCGTCAGTCACTTCCAGCAGCAGGCGGGCACGGTTTTCCAGGGAGCCGCCGTAGTTGTCGGTGCGCTGGTTGGTGCTGCTTTGCAGGAACTGGTCGAGCAGGTAACCGTTGGCGCCGTGGATTTCCACGCCGTCGAAACCGGCGGCCTTGGCGTTTTCCGCACCAACGCGGTAGGCGTCGACGATGTCGGCGATTTCAGCGGTTTCCAGCGCACGCGGGGTTGGATAGTCGGCCAGCGGGCGAACCAGGCTGACGTGGCCTTTAGGCTGGATGGCGCTTGGTGCAACCGGCGCTTCGCCGTTCAGGTACGAAGGGTGGGAAACCCGGCCGACGTGCCACAGTTGCAGGACGATCTTGCCACCGGCTGCGTGAACGGCCTTGGTCACGTTGGTCCAGCCGCGCACCTGGTCGTTGGACCAGATACCCGGAGTGTCCGGGTAGCCGACGCCCATTGGGGTCACCGACGTGGCTTCGCTGAGGATCAGACCGGCCGAGGCGCGTTGTACGTAGTACTCGGCCATCAGTGCGTTCGGTACGCGGCCTTCGTCGGCACGGCAGCGGGTCAGCGGCGCCATGATGATGCGGTTGGACAGCTCGAGGTCGCCCAGTTTGATCGGATCGAAAATTGTTGCCATGAGATACAACCCTCGTGAGGTAAGTGAGTGAATCAGTTAGCGGTGGCCAGCTCGGGATTGCCGTTCTGGCGGAATGTGATCAGGGTCACCAGCAGTGCGAGTACCGCCAGCGCTGCAGCGGCGAGAGGCACGCTGGTCAGGCCGTAGCCGTGGGCGATGACGCTGCCGCCGACCCAGGCGCCGAGGGCGTTGCCGACGTTGAAGGCGCCGATGTTCAGGGTCGACACCAGGTTCGGTGCGGCCTGGCCGTAGGTCACGACGTTCACTTGCAGGGCCGGCACGGCAGCGAAACACGCGGTAGCCCAGAGGAACAGGGTGATCTCGGTCGGGATCAGCGCGATGCTGGTCCAGGTCAGTACGGTGGAGGTCACGGCCATGGCGATGAACACGCCGATCAGCGTTGCGGCCAGGCCTTTGTCGGCCAGTTTGCCGCCGATGATGTTGCCGACGGTCAGGCCCAGGCCGATGAGCATCAGGGTCCAGGTCACGCCACGGGGCGAGACACCGGTAACATCGCCCAGCAGCGGCGCGACGTAAGTGAACAGAGTGAACACCGAGGCGGCGAACAGTGCAGTCATGCTCAGCGACAGCCAGATCCCGGCGCCTTTGAGCGCGGCCAGTTCGGCACGCATGTCGAGTTTTTCTTCGTCACGCTTCGCCGGCAGGAAGCGGATCAGGCCGATCAGCGCGATCACACCGATCACGGTCACTGCCCAGAAGGTCGAGCGCCAGCCAGCTTCCTGACCGAGGGCGGTGCCCAGCGGTACGCCCAGCACGTTGGCCAGGGTCAGGCCGGTGAACATCAGGGCCACGGCCGAGGCGCGTTTGTTCGGTGCCACCAGGTTGGCCGCGACCACCGAACCGATGCCGAAGAACGCACCGTGGCAGAGGGCGGTAACCACTCGGGCAAACATCAGCACCTCGTAGTCAGTGGCGATGGCGCAGAGCAGGTTGCCGATAATGAAGATGCCCATCAGCGTTACCAGTGCAGCCTTGCGCGGCAGTTTTGCAGTGGCCATTGCCATGAACGGTGCACCAATCGCCACGCCCAGGGCGTAGCCGGTCACCAGCCAGCCGGCGCCGGGAATCGACACGCCGAGGTCGGCCGCCACATTGGGCAGCAGGCCCATGATGACGAACTCGGTGGTGCCGATGGCGAAGGCGCTCAAGGCGAGTATGAGGAGCGAGAGGGGCATCGTTTGATCCTTTTGGCTGGCTGACGTTAAGGGTCAGAGCTCTTTGCTGAGGGTGCTGAGGAACGCCTGGATCACGTCCTCGTTGCGTTTGAAAAAGTGCCACTGGCCGGCTTTCTGGCTGCTGATCAGCCCGGCCCGTTGCAGGGTGGCCAGGTGGGCGGAAACGGTCGACTGCGACAGGCCGCAGCGTTGATCGATCTGCCCGGCGCAGATGCCGTACTCGTGGTTGTGGATCTGTTCCGGAAACTGGGCTTTCGGGTCTTTCAGCCAGTTGAGGATGTCTCGCCGTACTGGGTGCGCCAGGGCTTTTATTATTTCGTCGAGGTCAATGTTCATGGCTGGGTGCTCGTGATGTGTGTAGCGCTATATCGCGATGAGGCGAACTTTAAATCGGTACTTCGCGATATACCAATATGAATTTGATCTGATGACCGCATAAATCGGTATATCGGGTTATAACGATATGTTGGGTGTAAACAAACGCGGGCGCGGTGCTAAGCTGCGCCCATGAACTATCTCGCACATTTACACCTCGGTGGCCAGCGTCCCGGTCAACTGCTCGGCAGTCTGTATGGCGATTTCGTCAAAGGGCGGCTGCAAGGGCAGTTCGACCCGGAGATCGAAGCGGCAATTGCCCTGCATCGGCAAATCGATGTGTTTACCGATCGCCATCCGCTGGTGGATGCCTCACTGGCGCGGTTTTCCACGACCCGCCGCCGTTACGCGGGCATCGTCCTCGACGTGTTTTTCGACCATTGCCTGGCCCGGGACTGGACGCTGTACGCCGACCGTCCGCTCGGCCAATTCACCACCGACGTTTACCGCGTGCTGTCCAGCGAGAGGCGATTGCCCGAACGCCTGGCGAAGATCGCCCCGCATATGGTGGCCAATGACTGGTTGGGTTCGTATCAGGAATTCGAAGTGCTGGAGCAGGTGTTGCGCGGGATCTCCCGGCGCCTGACCCGGCCTGAAGAACTGGCGGGGGCGATGGAGGAATTGCGCCGGTTGTATGAACCGTTGAGCGAAGACTTTCGTTTGTTCTACCCACAGCTGCAGGACTTTGCCGGCCGGCAGCTGTAGGCAGGCGTCGCCGATCAGGCCGCGATCAGATCGCGGGCGTGTTGCGCTTCGACCGGTTTGAGCACATCGCCGAACAAGGCTTTCTGCACCGCTTGTTGCGCCTCGAACGCCAATGCCGCGCGTTCCCGGCCCTGGCAGGCAATCGGCTTGAGCAGATGAATCTCGACATCGCCGCAGTCGTTGCTGAACAGGCGCATCAGGTGCGACAGCAGATCATCGTCACCAATGAACGGCGCCAGCGAATCGATCTTGCCCTCGCGCAGATAACGGATCGCCACTGGTTGCAGCTTCACTTCCGAATCAATTGCTGCCGATAGCAGACGACCATGAAAGGTGCGCAGCGAGCGGCCGTCGGTGGTGGTGCCTTCCGGGAACATCAGCAGCGGATGATCGGTTTGCAGGTGACGGGTCATCTGTTTGCGGATCAACTGGCTGTCGCCCGAACCGCGACGGATGAACAGGCTACCGGCTTTCGCCGCCAGCCAGCCGGCCACCGGCCAGGTGCGCACTTCGGCCTTGGACAGAAACGACAGCGGCGTGAGCATGCCGAGCAGCGGAATGTCAGTCCACGACACATGGTTGCTGATCCACAGCATCGGCTGTTTCGGCAGCTCGCCGTGAACGGTCACACGAAAGGGCAGGGCATTGCTCAGGCGCGCCATGAAAAACCGCGACCAGCGCTGCCGACGCTCCATCGAATGGGCCAGCCCCAAACGTTCGAATACTCCGAAGACACTGGCCATGCTCAAGCCCAGTGTCACCACCAGCAGCACTCGCGCAATTCGCGCGTACACCCGCAGCCGGCTCATCACACCGCCGCCTTGAAGTGCTTGGCGTAGCGCGGGCAGAGTTCGTCGCGCTTGAGCAGAATGAACACGTCGGCGACCTGGAAGTCTTCGTCCCAGCACGGCTCGCCGCAGATCTTCGCGCCCAGGCGCATGTAGGCCTTGAGCAGTGGCGGCATTTCGGCGATCACGTTCGACGGAATGTCGAGGCTCGGCAGTGGATTCTTCGGTTCGGCGCGCAGGTGTTCGGTGCACAGATAACGTTCGCGCAGGCGCTGCATGATCGCGTGGGCCTGCACGCCGCCGTCCTGCATCGGGATGCTCGCGCAGCCCATCAGATAGCTGTAGCCGCCTTGATTGAGGACTTCGGCCAGTTCGCCCCAAAGCACGGCGATGGTGCCGCCGTTGCGGTAGGCCGGGTCGACGCAGGTGCGACCGATTTCCAGGATCGGGCCTTGCAGACCGGCGAGGCCATGCAGGCTGAATTCTTCTTCGCTGTAGAACTTGCCCAGGCTGCTGGCGGCGGTGTGATCGAGCAAACGGGTGGTCGCCACCAGGCGGCCGGTGTTCAGGTCACGCACGCCGATGTGGCTGCAGTGAACATCATAGTCATCCATGTCCAGACCCAGCTCCGCGCCGTTCAGCTTGGCGTTGAACTCGCCGCTGAACACGTTGAAGCGCAAGGCCTGGGCTTGCTGCAAGGCCTCGGCGCCGATCAGGCGTTCGGCTTGCAGGCGGCGTTCATTGCCGGTGTCGCTGATGCGGGCGATCTGAGTCATGTGAATCTCCGTACGGGCCTTGAACCCGTCATGGGTTGCAGCCGATCGACTTTCTTTATGCAGCCGTGTTGTGCAAAGTCAGGCTATGTAGCCCCGGTGTCATCGCCATGAATGTTTGGTGATGCTTATATGACAGCCCACGAGGAGCCTCTGATGACCTGGTCGACCCTGCTTGAATGCCGCGAACGCCTGCCCGCCGTTGCCGATCTGGCGGAGGGTTTCGCCACGCTGCTGCATCAACTGGGCAGCGTGACGCCGTTCGAACTGGCGGTGGCGGGAGGGCGGCGGATGGCGACGCCGGGGCTGGCGTTTCTGGTGGGTTATCAGGCGGCGTTGCGCATGCTCTGGCCGAGCGCGCCGCCGAGCCTCGGCGCGTTGTGTGCCACCGAGCAGCGCAGCCTGCGCCCGGCGGACATGCAGACCCGGCTCACGGATCTGCGCCTCACCGGGCAAAAGGATTTCGTCACCGCCGGTGATGCGGCGGACTGGCTGCTGATCGCCGCGCGCAGCGAGCAACCCGGCGAATCACCGCGCCTGAGTCTGGCGGTGGTGTACCCCGGCGAACCCGGCGTGCGGGTGGAAAAACTGCCGGCGCTGCCGTTGATGCCGGACATCAGCCATGGTCGGCTGCATCTCGACGATGCCCTGTGCGAGTTGCTCGCCGGGGACGGTTGGGACGCTTACGTCAAACCGTTCCGCACCCTTGAAGACGTTTATGTGTTGAGTGCAATGACCGCGTGGCTGTACGGCGTCGGTCAGGACAGCGGCTGGCCACAGCCGCTGCAATTGCGCTTGCTGGCGCTGTTGGCCGGATGCGCGGAAGTCAGTCGACAGCCGCCGAACAATCCGGCGGGGCATGTGTTGCTCGGCGGATTGTTTGCGCAGTTCGACGGGTTGAAAGCGGAAGTCGATCAGGCACTGCGTGACGGCAATCCCGAGTGGGCGACGATGTGGCAGCGCGATCAATCGGTCATGCAACTGGCGGCGGGTGCGCGGGCCAAACGATTGGCCAAGGCGTTGGCGGCAAGTCAAAACACATCTGTCATGAACGCCGGCTAGTCTTCTCAGGTTCATCTACAGAGCCCTCACCATGTTCAAAGGCCTGTCCCTGTTTCTGCTGTTGATCAGCTTCACGGTTCAGGCCGAACAATGGCCGGGCGAGCAATGGCCGACCGGTGCGAAAATCACCGGTTCTGCCGTCGATGCGTTGGAGGCCTACGCCTTTCCGACCCGCGATGACAGCACCCGCAAAGGCATCCGCACCGACGCCTTGCTGGTGATCCGCGACGGTCAGCTCATCTACGAGCGTTACGCCGCCGCGACCACCGCCGACACCCCGCACCTGACCTGGTCGATCAGCAAAAGCCTGATGGCCACGGTGTTCGGCGTGGCCTATGGCGAAGGTCTGTTCAAGCTTGATGACCCGGCCGGGCAATATTACCCGGCACTGGAAAAACACCCGGCCATTACGATCAAGGATCTGCTGCACTGGGCCTCCGGCATCGACTGGCAGGAAGACTACGAATACGCCCCGCTGAAGTCCTCGGTGGTGGCGATGCTCTACACCCGTGGCCATCGCGACATGGCCGCCTTCACCGCCGATCACGACAGCTACGCGCCAGCGGGTCAGGCGTTCCGTTATTCCAGCGGCGACAGCAATCTGTTGGCGGCGGCGCTGAAAACCATCGTCGGCCCACAGCGTTATCCGGACTATCCGTGGACAGCGCTTTTCGATCCCCTGGGCATCCGCCATGCCACCTGGGAAACCGACGCCACGGGCACTTTCGTCGCCTCTTCCTACGCTTATATGACCGCCCGGGATCTGGCGCGAATCGGCCTGTTGATGGCGCGAGACGGACGCTGGAATGACCGGCAGTTGCTACCCAAGGATTGGGTCGCCTTCAACCGCCAACCCTTCGCCGGCTACAAGGCCCATCAGGACGAAGCCGTGCCCGGCGGCCAGTGGTGGCTCAATCGCCCGGCAGACGGCGCGCCGTCGCCATGGCCCGACGCACCGCCCGACACCTTCGCCGCCCTCGGCCATTGGGGCCAGGCGCTGTACGTCATCCCGAGTGAAAAACTGGTGATCGTGCGC
The window above is part of the Pseudomonas fluorescens genome. Proteins encoded here:
- a CDS encoding acyl-CoA dehydrogenase family protein, which translates into the protein MTWSTLLECRERLPAVADLAEGFATLLHQLGSVTPFELAVAGGRRMATPGLAFLVGYQAALRMLWPSAPPSLGALCATEQRSLRPADMQTRLTDLRLTGQKDFVTAGDAADWLLIAARSEQPGESPRLSLAVVYPGEPGVRVEKLPALPLMPDISHGRLHLDDALCELLAGDGWDAYVKPFRTLEDVYVLSAMTAWLYGVGQDSGWPQPLQLRLLALLAGCAEVSRQPPNNPAGHVLLGGLFAQFDGLKAEVDQALRDGNPEWATMWQRDQSVMQLAAGARAKRLAKALAASQNTSVMNAG
- a CDS encoding lysophospholipid acyltransferase family protein, whose translation is MSRLRVYARIARVLLVVTLGLSMASVFGVFERLGLAHSMERRQRWSRFFMARLSNALPFRVTVHGELPKQPMLWISNHVSWTDIPLLGMLTPLSFLSKAEVRTWPVAGWLAAKAGSLFIRRGSGDSQLIRKQMTRHLQTDHPLLMFPEGTTTDGRSLRTFHGRLLSAAIDSEVKLQPVAIRYLREGKIDSLAPFIGDDDLLSHLMRLFSNDCGDVEIHLLKPIACQGRERAALAFEAQQAVQKALFGDVLKPVEAQHARDLIAA
- the olsB gene encoding L-ornithine N(alpha)-acyltransferase — protein: MTQIARISDTGNERRLQAERLIGAEALQQAQALRFNVFSGEFNAKLNGAELGLDMDDYDVHCSHIGVRDLNTGRLVATTRLLDHTAASSLGKFYSEEEFSLHGLAGLQGPILEIGRTCVDPAYRNGGTIAVLWGELAEVLNQGGYSYLMGCASIPMQDGGVQAHAIMQRLRERYLCTEHLRAEPKNPLPSLDIPSNVIAEMPPLLKAYMRLGAKICGEPCWDEDFQVADVFILLKRDELCPRYAKHFKAAV
- a CDS encoding serine hydrolase domain-containing protein, giving the protein MFKGLSLFLLLISFTVQAEQWPGEQWPTGAKITGSAVDALEAYAFPTRDDSTRKGIRTDALLVIRDGQLIYERYAAATTADTPHLTWSISKSLMATVFGVAYGEGLFKLDDPAGQYYPALEKHPAITIKDLLHWASGIDWQEDYEYAPLKSSVVAMLYTRGHRDMAAFTADHDSYAPAGQAFRYSSGDSNLLAAALKTIVGPQRYPDYPWTALFDPLGIRHATWETDATGTFVASSYAYMTARDLARIGLLMARDGRWNDRQLLPKDWVAFNRQPFAGYKAHQDEAVPGGQWWLNRPADGAPSPWPDAPPDTFAALGHWGQALYVIPSEKLVIVRYADDRDGSYRHNELLKRVLGAVRP
- a CDS encoding ACP phosphodiesterase, with the translated sequence MNYLAHLHLGGQRPGQLLGSLYGDFVKGRLQGQFDPEIEAAIALHRQIDVFTDRHPLVDASLARFSTTRRRYAGIVLDVFFDHCLARDWTLYADRPLGQFTTDVYRVLSSERRLPERLAKIAPHMVANDWLGSYQEFEVLEQVLRGISRRLTRPEELAGAMEELRRLYEPLSEDFRLFYPQLQDFAGRQL